The proteins below come from a single Parageobacillus thermoglucosidasius genomic window:
- a CDS encoding LytR/AlgR family response regulator transcription factor → MESFKIIIADDNATSRTLLRHFIHVLPQYKIVAEAVNGEEFVRLVLEEKPDIVLVDINMPGLNGMEAVKICKQAVPALQIIFITGYDEFAVEAFEISATDYIVKPIERARLFRALEKARKLIELSRQNCLSIKKDKRLGLKSHGSILFLPLDDILFVEKESRKTVIHTASERYETTETLSEIGDRLDGCFFKTHRSYIVNLKKIVKIEPAGETYLAHFRDSHKIAYISKLKINEVQRKILDIHDI, encoded by the coding sequence ATGGAATCCTTCAAAATTATTATTGCCGATGACAATGCAACATCAAGAACCCTTTTGCGCCACTTTATTCATGTTTTGCCGCAATACAAAATTGTCGCGGAAGCGGTGAACGGGGAAGAGTTTGTCCGGCTTGTCCTTGAGGAAAAACCCGATATTGTATTAGTGGATATCAACATGCCCGGCTTAAACGGGATGGAAGCGGTCAAAATATGCAAACAGGCTGTTCCTGCTTTGCAGATTATTTTTATCACAGGCTATGACGAATTTGCCGTTGAAGCTTTTGAGATTTCTGCGACCGATTATATTGTCAAACCGATCGAACGTGCTCGCCTTTTCCGCGCTCTTGAAAAAGCCCGCAAGCTGATCGAATTATCCAGGCAGAACTGTTTATCTATAAAGAAAGACAAACGGCTCGGCCTCAAATCGCACGGTTCTATTCTGTTTCTCCCTTTGGATGATATTTTATTTGTAGAAAAAGAAAGCCGAAAAACCGTTATTCATACTGCGAGCGAGCGGTACGAAACGACGGAAACGTTGAGTGAAATCGGGGATAGATTGGACGGGTGTTTTTTCAAAACTCACCGTTCATACATCGTCAATTTAAAAAAGATAGTAAAAATCGAACCGGCAGGGGAAACTTATTTGGCCCATTTCCGTGACAGCCATAAAATTGCTTATATTTCAAAATTAAAAATTAATGAGGTGCAAAGGAAAATTTTAGATATTCATGACATTTAA
- a CDS encoding EAL domain-containing protein — MNVYYMKEWEKEEQPFYHVYQPLWNLEAWDILGYEALIRVANGNIENVESLFQEARKAGHLYEFDTASIKNAVSHFLFSRLNKELLFLNIYPSTILHDRFKYFLDELTSQFPEINGRIVFELNEAKEEDEIWKVAELNEKIQMIKSYGFYIAVDDVGKGASTFQKIIEFQPNYIKLDRYFAKDLAFNEEKQQIVTLLANYCRNKMVLILEGIEKEVDLAQARLLQVPAAQGYLLGKPQKFL; from the coding sequence ATGAATGTTTATTATATGAAGGAATGGGAAAAAGAAGAACAACCGTTCTATCACGTCTATCAGCCCCTTTGGAATTTGGAAGCTTGGGATATACTCGGGTACGAAGCATTAATTCGTGTAGCGAATGGGAACATAGAAAATGTCGAGAGTTTGTTTCAAGAAGCAAGGAAAGCAGGGCATTTATACGAATTCGATACCGCGTCCATCAAAAATGCCGTATCTCATTTTCTCTTTTCCCGATTAAATAAAGAATTGTTATTTTTAAATATTTATCCTTCCACGATTCTTCACGATCGCTTTAAATACTTTTTGGACGAGCTGACTAGCCAATTTCCAGAAATAAACGGGAGAATTGTATTTGAGTTAAACGAGGCGAAAGAAGAAGATGAGATTTGGAAAGTTGCCGAATTAAATGAGAAAATCCAAATGATAAAAAGTTACGGATTTTACATCGCCGTTGATGATGTTGGAAAAGGAGCCTCGACGTTCCAAAAGATCATTGAGTTCCAGCCAAATTACATTAAGTTGGACCGATATTTTGCTAAAGATTTGGCGTTCAATGAGGAAAAACAGCAAATCGTCACTTTGCTGGCAAATTATTGCCGAAACAAAATGGTTCTTATATTAGAAGGGATTGAAAAAGAAGTTGATTTGGCGCAGGCAAGGCTATTACAAGTGCCGGCAGCGCAGGGCTATCTTTTAGGAAAACCACAGAAATTTTTATAA
- a CDS encoding hybrid sensor histidine kinase/response regulator: MRKNAQKKRIRQNLELISRMSHELRTPLNGILGFAQLLEMDESLNSQQQEFVQAILNGARHLLNLVNEMLDIARIETGEIQLAYDLIKLGSVIDESVKLIEPLAGKRNIKIVNQTQLDKYYVYTDSTRLRQILLNLLDNAVKYNRDNGTVTLTSRSEGGNICIHIKDSGIGIPKNEYENIFAPFYRIKGTKVDGTGMGLSLVKQLIQLMGGTIGVESEMGEGSDFWFSLPAVKEDCSGRMNLYQERLSQIGEKKILYIEDSVVHLKLMKKILEPFPNFLLISANFGKDGLKIIFREQWDLILVDTNLHDIGGYKVLEYLQEDGRTKQIPMIVFNAGTVSAEMEMLKIAKKGSKEYMAKPLEVGLFFRKLEQILTQK; this comes from the coding sequence ATGCGAAAGAACGCTCAGAAAAAGCGAATCAGGCAAAATTTAGAACTTATTTCGCGGATGAGCCATGAACTTAGAACGCCGTTAAATGGCATTTTAGGTTTCGCTCAGCTGTTAGAAATGGATGAGTCGTTAAACAGCCAACAGCAGGAATTTGTACAGGCAATATTAAACGGTGCTCGACATTTACTGAATTTAGTGAATGAAATGCTGGACATTGCCAGAATCGAAACAGGGGAGATACAACTCGCTTATGATCTTATTAAACTTGGTTCTGTTATTGACGAAAGTGTCAAGTTGATCGAGCCGTTAGCAGGCAAAAGAAACATAAAAATTGTCAATCAAACGCAGCTGGATAAATACTATGTGTATACGGATTCGACAAGATTAAGGCAAATTTTATTAAATTTATTAGATAACGCCGTGAAGTATAATCGCGACAACGGCACTGTGACGCTCACGAGCAGAAGTGAAGGAGGCAACATATGTATACACATAAAAGACAGTGGAATTGGCATTCCAAAAAATGAGTATGAAAACATTTTTGCGCCATTTTATCGAATAAAAGGAACGAAAGTGGACGGTACTGGTATGGGACTGTCATTAGTGAAGCAGCTTATTCAATTAATGGGAGGAACCATCGGAGTTGAAAGCGAAATGGGAGAAGGAAGTGATTTTTGGTTCAGCCTTCCTGCGGTAAAAGAAGACTGTTCTGGCCGCATGAATTTGTATCAAGAGCGGTTGTCGCAAATCGGGGAAAAGAAAATTTTATATATTGAAGATAGCGTGGTTCATTTAAAGCTAATGAAAAAAATATTAGAGCCATTTCCTAATTTTCTCTTGATTTCTGCCAACTTTGGAAAAGATGGGTTAAAAATTATATTTCGTGAACAATGGGATCTTATTCTCGTTGATACAAATCTTCACGATATCGGTGGATATAAGGTGTTGGAATATTTGCAGGAAGATGGACGAACCAAACAGATTCCTATGATCGTTTTCAATGCCGGCACTGTTTCAGCGGAAATGGAAATGCTAAAAATTGCAAAAAAAGGGAGCAAAGAATATATGGCAAAACCATTAGAAGTCGGGCTGTTTTTTCGAAAACTAGAACAAATATTAACACAGAAATAG
- a CDS encoding histidine phosphatase family protein, with product MVTLYLTRHGETEWNVKKRMQGWQDSPLTEKGRQDAVRLGKRLETVDLAAIYTSTSGRALETAQLIRGERLIPVYAEEQLREIHLGDWEGKTHEEIKEMDPIAFDHFWNHPHLYTPRRGERFIDVQNRAFAAIEQIIERHSEGNILIVTHGVVLKTVLARFKNTPLTELWAPPYMYGASVTIVKTDGGKFELLLEGDVSHLEKVKEV from the coding sequence ATGGTAACATTATATTTAACTAGACACGGAGAAACCGAGTGGAATGTCAAAAAACGAATGCAAGGGTGGCAAGACTCGCCGCTCACGGAAAAGGGCAGGCAAGACGCGGTGCGGCTTGGAAAACGGCTAGAAACGGTCGATTTGGCGGCGATTTATACCAGCACAAGCGGGCGCGCGCTCGAAACCGCTCAGTTGATTCGCGGCGAGCGGTTGATTCCGGTTTATGCAGAGGAACAGTTGCGCGAGATTCACCTCGGCGACTGGGAGGGAAAGACCCATGAGGAAATTAAAGAAATGGATCCTATCGCGTTCGACCATTTTTGGAATCATCCGCATTTATACACACCGCGGCGCGGCGAGCGGTTTATCGATGTGCAAAACCGGGCGTTTGCCGCCATAGAGCAAATCATTGAACGGCATTCTGAAGGAAACATTTTAATTGTAACCCATGGAGTGGTGTTGAAAACGGTCCTCGCTCGTTTCAAAAACACGCCGTTAACAGAGCTTTGGGCTCCTCCGTATATGTACGGCGCCAGTGTGACGATCGTGAAAACGGACGGAGGAAAATTTGAACTGCTGCTGGAAGGAGATGTGTCGCATTTGGAAAAAGTAAAAGAAGTATGA
- a CDS encoding DUF5634 family protein, producing the protein MEFAPRSVIINEFIDTLQPLMDVYQLDQVGIFEEEGEGNKYYIGYTINKDDDMIVLHMPFVKNERGELALEKQEWTIRKDGREQKGYYLLQEAMDEITNRR; encoded by the coding sequence ATGGAATTTGCGCCAAGAAGCGTGATTATCAATGAGTTTATTGACACGCTGCAGCCGTTGATGGATGTTTATCAGTTGGATCAAGTCGGAATTTTTGAAGAAGAAGGCGAAGGGAACAAGTATTACATCGGCTATACGATCAACAAAGATGATGACATGATTGTCCTTCATATGCCATTTGTCAAAAATGAACGCGGTGAGCTGGCATTGGAAAAACAAGAGTGGACGATACGGAAAGATGGACGGGAACAAAAAGGATATTACTTACTGCAAGAAGCGATGGACGAAATTACTAACAGACGATAA
- the cdaS gene encoding sporulation-specific diadenylate cyclase CdaS encodes MIQEFLPLDQPVKEQIIRSLRDITQEAEAIRQSLMTDECCILSRLETLQKHILDVQTAAASFYLHSYLAEYTPHYADLSLAAKQLAERRHGALIVIERNDPLDHLLHHGTPVGAKVSPTLLETIFYPGNPLHDGGALIRYDEIVSAGNILPLSENVTSKQKLGTRHRAAIGLTERSDALVIVVSEETGTISFAIAGQLYVLRP; translated from the coding sequence ATGATTCAAGAGTTTTTACCGCTCGATCAACCGGTGAAAGAACAAATTATTCGTTCATTACGTGATATAACACAAGAGGCGGAAGCCATCCGCCAATCGTTAATGACGGATGAGTGCTGTATATTGTCGCGTTTAGAAACATTGCAAAAGCATATTTTGGATGTACAAACAGCGGCCGCTTCTTTTTACTTGCATTCTTATTTAGCGGAATATACGCCGCATTATGCCGACTTGTCCCTTGCGGCAAAACAGTTGGCGGAACGTCGTCACGGTGCGCTTATCGTTATTGAGCGCAACGATCCGCTCGATCATTTATTGCATCACGGCACTCCTGTTGGGGCAAAGGTTTCTCCTACGCTGTTAGAAACGATTTTTTATCCAGGCAATCCGCTTCATGACGGGGGAGCGTTAATCCGTTATGATGAAATTGTTTCTGCGGGCAATATTTTGCCGCTTTCCGAGAATGTGACATCAAAGCAGAAATTAGGCACCCGCCATCGCGCCGCCATCGGGTTAACGGAGCGGAGTGATGCGCTGGTGATCGTCGTCTCCGAAGAAACCGGCACTATCTCGTTTGCCATTGCCGGACAATTATACGTACTGCGTCCATGA
- a CDS encoding IucA/IucC family C-terminal-domain containing protein, translating into MILTAEEIKVLEAYRLSTVPTNSPLSIRVDHLLEEGALIHYLEKVRKKLGAANNVVAASMLIKRYSFLIVMSLYAMSVWNKRLVLSPERIWLETDDHDDKWLPTFRFEELHAEICTGSREQWREETVRQLFAEHLFPLIEKLRKTVKISGHILWENISIYIYWVYEKLRNDEILAHVHEQLCDDFHYLVHGADGSLFGTPQQNPLKRFWKGNDGPRQRSTCCLHYQTGKGSHCRTCPRIAHQRCQAIS; encoded by the coding sequence ATGATTCTTACCGCAGAGGAAATAAAGGTGTTAGAAGCATACCGGCTTTCCACTGTTCCAACCAATTCACCGTTATCGATTCGCGTGGATCATCTGCTTGAGGAAGGTGCCCTCATTCATTATTTAGAAAAAGTCCGGAAAAAGTTAGGAGCTGCCAATAACGTTGTTGCCGCTTCGATGCTTATCAAACGGTATAGCTTTCTTATAGTGATGTCGCTTTATGCGATGTCGGTTTGGAATAAACGGCTTGTGCTGTCACCGGAGCGGATTTGGCTGGAAACGGACGATCATGATGATAAGTGGTTGCCGACTTTTCGTTTTGAGGAACTCCATGCAGAAATATGCACAGGCAGCCGTGAGCAATGGAGAGAAGAGACGGTAAGGCAGCTGTTTGCGGAGCACCTTTTTCCGCTGATAGAAAAATTGCGGAAAACCGTAAAAATATCTGGCCATATATTATGGGAGAATATCTCGATTTACATTTATTGGGTGTATGAAAAGCTTCGCAATGATGAAATCCTTGCCCATGTTCATGAACAGCTTTGCGATGATTTTCACTATCTCGTTCATGGCGCAGATGGATCGTTATTTGGCACTCCGCAACAAAATCCGTTAAAACGGTTTTGGAAAGGCAACGATGGTCCGAGACAGCGGTCGACCTGTTGCCTTCATTATCAAACAGGCAAAGGATCACATTGCCGGACATGCCCTCGCATAGCTCATCAGCGTTGTCAGGCAATCAGTTGA
- a CDS encoding ABC transporter ATP-binding protein, translating to MNALQAKGLTLSYGNTIIIDELDLMIPKGEITVFIGGNGCGKSTLLRALARLLKPAGGFVLLEGKEIATLPTKEVAKKLAILPQSPTAPEGLTVLQLVKQGRYPYQTWLKQWSEEDEQAVRRALEATRMTELAERPVDSLSGGQRQRAWIAMTLAQDTDIILLDEPTTYLDMTHQIEILDLLFELNEKEKRTIVMVLHDLNLACRYAHHIVAIRDKKIYAQGKPEEIISCQLVKDVFQMDCQVTYDPLFGTPLCIPYGKGRCLLQKEGVPS from the coding sequence ATGAACGCCTTACAAGCAAAAGGGTTAACATTATCATATGGAAACACGATCATTATCGATGAGCTGGATTTAATGATTCCAAAAGGAGAAATTACCGTATTTATCGGGGGAAACGGCTGCGGCAAATCGACGCTGCTTCGCGCTTTGGCACGGCTTTTGAAGCCGGCAGGCGGTTTCGTTTTACTAGAAGGAAAAGAAATCGCGACATTGCCGACAAAAGAAGTGGCGAAAAAACTGGCGATTTTGCCGCAATCACCGACAGCTCCGGAAGGTTTGACGGTACTGCAGCTTGTTAAACAGGGGCGGTATCCGTATCAGACGTGGTTAAAACAATGGAGTGAAGAAGACGAACAAGCGGTGCGGCGCGCGCTCGAAGCGACGAGAATGACAGAATTAGCGGAACGCCCGGTCGATTCGCTTTCGGGGGGGCAGCGGCAGCGCGCTTGGATCGCGATGACATTAGCGCAAGATACGGACATTATCTTATTGGACGAACCAACCACCTATTTGGATATGACGCACCAGATTGAAATTCTTGATTTATTGTTTGAGCTAAACGAGAAAGAAAAACGCACGATTGTCATGGTGCTCCATGATCTTAACTTGGCGTGCCGCTATGCCCATCATATCGTTGCAATTCGCGATAAAAAAATATATGCGCAAGGAAAGCCGGAAGAAATCATTTCCTGTCAACTTGTGAAAGACGTATTTCAAATGGACTGTCAAGTGACATATGATCCATTATTTGGCACTCCGCTCTGTATTCCGTACGGAAAAGGAAGATGTCTTTTGCAGAAAGAAGGAGTCCCGTCATGA
- a CDS encoding FecCD family ABC transporter permease, translated as MKKYTSLRVGKSISFLVDKKALTVSWILFTVGVVVFLVSAGSGEMYISPLEVAKTLVGNGSEMNEVVIYTFRLPRIFVALLAGMSLAAAGAILQGMIRNPLASPDVLGITGGAAAAVVAFLSFFSDDKNNSLTISIHWLPLGAFAGATVAALLVYMLAWKNGIAPLRLVLIGIAISALMQALTTLLMITGPIYRASQANVWITGSVYGASWKHVTLLAPWALVLLAASWLSARKMNIQELGDDLAIGAGVSLQKQRFFLLLLSTALTGGAVAFAGGIGFVGLMAPHMARRLVGSSFGALLPASALLGAILVMAADLAGRMLFAPMEIPAGVFTAAIGAPYFIYLLYKSRYA; from the coding sequence ATGAAGAAGTATACATCGTTGCGAGTCGGGAAGTCGATCTCATTTTTAGTCGATAAAAAAGCGTTAACTGTTAGTTGGATATTATTCACTGTTGGCGTCGTCGTGTTTCTTGTCAGCGCAGGAAGCGGCGAAATGTATATATCCCCTCTGGAAGTGGCGAAAACGCTGGTTGGAAATGGTTCTGAGATGAATGAAGTCGTGATTTATACGTTCCGCTTGCCGCGCATTTTTGTCGCATTGTTAGCGGGAATGTCGCTTGCCGCGGCAGGTGCGATTTTACAAGGGATGATCCGCAATCCGCTTGCCTCGCCAGATGTGCTTGGCATAACGGGAGGGGCCGCGGCGGCGGTCGTCGCGTTTTTATCGTTCTTTAGCGACGATAAAAATAATTCCTTAACCATCAGCATCCATTGGCTTCCACTTGGCGCGTTTGCCGGCGCGACGGTGGCCGCTTTGCTCGTGTATATGCTGGCTTGGAAAAACGGCATCGCGCCGCTGCGGCTCGTATTAATAGGGATTGCGATATCTGCGCTGATGCAGGCGCTAACGACATTATTAATGATTACCGGCCCGATTTATCGGGCGAGCCAGGCGAACGTCTGGATTACCGGAAGCGTCTACGGCGCTTCGTGGAAACATGTTACACTGCTTGCGCCATGGGCTTTGGTTTTACTTGCGGCTAGCTGGCTATCGGCGCGGAAGATGAACATTCAAGAATTAGGCGATGACTTGGCCATCGGTGCGGGGGTTTCCTTGCAAAAGCAACGTTTTTTCCTTCTTTTATTAAGCACTGCCTTAACCGGGGGAGCGGTCGCTTTTGCGGGAGGCATTGGCTTTGTCGGGTTGATGGCGCCGCATATGGCAAGAAGGCTTGTCGGTTCTTCGTTTGGCGCACTCCTTCCTGCCTCCGCTTTATTAGGGGCCATTTTAGTCATGGCGGCTGACCTTGCCGGGCGCATGCTGTTTGCCCCTATGGAAATTCCAGCCGGGGTGTTTACAGCGGCAATCGGGGCACCGTATTTTATTTACCTATTATATAAAAGCCGGTATGCATAA
- a CDS encoding FecCD family ABC transporter permease has product MLATNGKKSIGLFLLCLLLLTSIWMSIIYGYTDTSWKNAIEAFTNNNGSNAHIVIETVRLPRALIAAAVGSSLAMAGALMQALTKNPLASPGIFGINAGAGFFIVLFVTFFQAHSLQLFTWLAFIGAALAAAIVFIISAVGKDGATPLKLTLAGTAVAALFASLTQGMLAANEKALEEVLFWLAGSVAGRKLEMLTAVLPYFIVGWLGSLLLAQKVNVLMMGDDVAKGLGQRTNAAKIGVALLVVLLAGSSVAVAGPIGFIGIIVPHIARALVGVDHRWVLPYCALIGAILLIAADIGARYILMPREVPVGIVTAFLGVPFFVYIARRGIMVK; this is encoded by the coding sequence ATGTTAGCGACAAATGGGAAGAAATCGATTGGCCTATTCCTGCTATGCTTGTTGCTGCTTACAAGCATTTGGATGAGCATCATTTACGGCTATACCGATACAAGCTGGAAAAATGCGATAGAAGCGTTCACGAACAATAACGGTTCAAACGCCCATATCGTTATTGAAACGGTCCGCCTGCCGCGGGCGCTGATTGCCGCCGCGGTAGGCTCGAGTTTAGCAATGGCGGGGGCGCTGATGCAGGCGCTGACGAAAAACCCGCTTGCCTCGCCGGGGATTTTTGGAATCAATGCGGGCGCTGGCTTTTTTATCGTTCTGTTTGTGACCTTTTTCCAAGCCCATTCGTTGCAGCTATTTACATGGCTCGCTTTTATTGGTGCTGCGCTGGCAGCGGCAATCGTGTTTATCATTAGCGCGGTTGGAAAAGACGGAGCAACTCCTTTGAAATTAACGCTTGCCGGCACAGCAGTCGCCGCCTTGTTCGCTTCGTTAACACAAGGAATGTTGGCCGCGAATGAAAAAGCGCTGGAAGAAGTGTTGTTTTGGCTGGCCGGTTCGGTCGCCGGACGGAAGCTGGAAATGTTGACAGCCGTTCTTCCATACTTTATCGTTGGCTGGCTTGGCTCGCTTTTGCTCGCGCAAAAAGTAAACGTTTTAATGATGGGAGATGATGTGGCGAAAGGGTTAGGGCAGCGCACGAATGCCGCGAAAATAGGAGTGGCGCTTCTTGTCGTGTTGCTTGCTGGCAGCTCGGTCGCCGTTGCCGGCCCGATTGGGTTTATCGGCATCATTGTTCCTCATATTGCCCGTGCGCTCGTTGGTGTGGACCATCGCTGGGTATTGCCGTATTGCGCTTTGATCGGAGCGATTTTATTAATTGCGGCTGACATTGGGGCGCGCTATATTTTAATGCCGCGCGAAGTTCCGGTCGGAATTGTGACGGCGTTTCTTGGTGTTCCGTTTTTTGTTTATATTGCCCGTAGGGGGATTATGGTGAAATGA
- a CDS encoding ABC transporter substrate-binding protein produces the protein MFKSKLSFLITAILTLVIILAGCGKNEKAEPKTGGNEKQNETSYTVEHAMGTTEIKGTPKRVVILTNEGTEALLALGIKPVGAVKSWTGDPWYDHIKDQMEGVKELGTESEPNLEAIAALKPDLIIGNKLRHEKIYEQLKAIAPTVFAETLRGNWKDNFMLYAKAVNKEEKGKEVIAEYDKRIEDLKAKLGDKLKMKVSIVRFMAGDVRIYHKDSFSGVILDQLGFARPESQNVNDFAETGVTKERIPAMDGDILFYFTYETGDGEASKLEKEWINDPLFKRLNVAKQGKVYKVSDTIWNTAGGVLAAHLMLDDIEKYFLQQQ, from the coding sequence ATGTTCAAATCAAAACTTTCTTTTCTCATCACTGCCATTCTCACCCTTGTTATCATTCTCGCTGGTTGCGGCAAAAATGAGAAAGCAGAGCCAAAAACCGGCGGAAATGAAAAACAAAACGAAACGAGCTATACCGTTGAACATGCCATGGGCACAACAGAAATTAAAGGAACTCCGAAACGTGTCGTCATTTTAACAAATGAAGGAACGGAAGCACTGCTTGCTCTAGGAATAAAACCGGTTGGCGCGGTCAAATCATGGACAGGCGATCCTTGGTATGATCACATTAAAGATCAAATGGAAGGCGTCAAAGAGCTTGGAACAGAATCAGAACCAAACTTGGAAGCGATCGCTGCATTAAAACCAGATTTAATCATCGGCAATAAACTGCGCCATGAAAAAATTTACGAGCAGCTGAAAGCGATCGCCCCGACTGTTTTTGCCGAAACGCTTCGCGGCAATTGGAAAGACAACTTTATGCTCTATGCCAAAGCGGTAAATAAAGAAGAAAAAGGAAAAGAAGTCATCGCCGAATATGATAAGCGCATCGAAGACTTAAAAGCAAAATTAGGCGACAAATTGAAAATGAAAGTATCTATCGTTCGCTTTATGGCCGGTGATGTCCGCATTTATCATAAAGATTCATTCTCTGGTGTCATTTTAGACCAGCTTGGATTTGCCCGTCCAGAATCACAAAATGTCAATGACTTTGCCGAAACGGGCGTAACAAAAGAACGCATCCCAGCGATGGATGGCGATATCCTTTTCTACTTCACCTATGAAACAGGAGACGGAGAAGCAAGCAAACTTGAAAAAGAATGGATTAACGATCCGCTCTTTAAGCGCTTAAACGTTGCCAAACAAGGAAAAGTATACAAAGTGAGCGACACGATTTGGAACACGGCAGGCGGTGTGCTTGCTGCCCATTTAATGCTTGATGATATCGAAAAATATTTCTTGCAACAGCAATAA
- a CDS encoding PCYCGC domain-containing protein has translation MKRTAVMAACLLSFGIIMGACSDDKANNAKDDHSASYTTNSGDIRETTKSLDHLPKFLNNFEEDMAVLYQQAAKHKDLLKHIPCYCGCGESAGHQNNYDCFVYETKKDGSVVWDDHATKCGVCLEIAKESIASYEQGKSVKEIRQMIDEKYKEGYAEPTPTKSL, from the coding sequence ATGAAGCGAACCGCCGTTATGGCAGCGTGCCTGCTTTCATTTGGCATCATCATGGGCGCTTGTTCCGATGATAAAGCGAACAATGCGAAGGATGACCATTCCGCGTCATATACCACCAATTCCGGAGACATCCGTGAAACGACAAAATCGCTCGACCATCTTCCTAAATTTTTAAACAACTTTGAAGAAGATATGGCTGTTTTATACCAACAAGCCGCCAAACATAAAGATTTGCTCAAGCATATTCCTTGCTACTGCGGCTGCGGCGAGTCGGCCGGCCATCAAAATAATTACGATTGTTTCGTTTACGAAACGAAAAAAGACGGATCGGTCGTTTGGGACGACCACGCTACCAAATGCGGCGTCTGCCTTGAAATTGCGAAGGAATCGATCGCTTCATATGAACAAGGAAAATCGGTAAAAGAAATTCGCCAAATGATTGACGAAAAATATAAAGAAGGCTATGCAGAGCCGACACCAACAAAATCGCTGTAA
- a CDS encoding exonuclease domain-containing protein produces MDGQHRFWQRALRFLSLGIPSGNVPSALADGEHSFQQEMWLRTLRKEQQKKQIDMSMSLDEVTFMIIDMETTGFSPQHGDEILAMAAAKTVRGAVKETYYTLVCPEKAIPLHISALTGITAKDVQYAPRLHEAMRSFLSFISGGVMIGYHIGHDLSFLNHFLWTHYRTKWAARFFDMQPIVEMVQRRWFPTLDDALGHYGISCERRHTADGDVWAMAELWAQLLAELKRNNIETLYDLYSALGKR; encoded by the coding sequence ATGGACGGACAGCATCGCTTTTGGCAGCGGGCGCTTCGCTTTTTATCGCTTGGAATACCATCTGGAAATGTCCCATCTGCGCTTGCTGACGGGGAACATTCATTCCAGCAGGAAATGTGGCTGCGCACGTTGCGGAAAGAGCAGCAAAAAAAGCAAATCGATATGAGCATGTCTCTTGATGAAGTCACGTTCATGATCATTGACATGGAAACGACCGGGTTTTCACCGCAGCACGGCGATGAAATTTTGGCGATGGCTGCGGCAAAAACGGTGCGCGGAGCGGTAAAAGAGACATACTACACGCTTGTTTGCCCGGAAAAAGCGATTCCGCTGCACATTTCCGCATTGACCGGAATTACAGCAAAAGATGTGCAGTATGCTCCGCGGCTGCATGAGGCGATGCGTTCGTTTTTATCTTTCATCAGCGGAGGGGTAATGATCGGATACCATATCGGCCATGATTTATCGTTTTTGAATCATTTCCTTTGGACGCATTATCGGACAAAATGGGCAGCGCGTTTTTTCGATATGCAGCCTATCGTTGAAATGGTGCAGCGCCGGTGGTTTCCAACATTGGATGATGCGCTGGGGCATTATGGGATTTCTTGCGAAAGACGGCATACGGCAGATGGGGATGTTTGGGCGATGGCCGAGCTATGGGCGCAGCTGTTGGCAGAATTAAAAAGGAATAACATTGAAACGCTGTATGATTTATATAGTGCGCTAGGCAAACGATAA